The following coding sequences lie in one Arachis hypogaea cultivar Tifrunner chromosome 4, arahy.Tifrunner.gnm2.J5K5, whole genome shotgun sequence genomic window:
- the LOC112795401 gene encoding protein LONGIFOLIA 1: protein MSSNKVLKSVKDENPELQKQIGCITGFFQLFDRHRFLTANTHQTPSSTSGESSNGIKELNAKNIMQKAKEKNLKGSREKQQFSTESSITSMTSSSCSSSMSSLEFNRTIQTESLSTGRINVLENSNSELSLKRLDTPTQKSIDFYDIVKESIQRESHGLSVKTLPKEQKKGPNHTLKYIDSPRPLPAPKSVNAGVMISNEAFHNLAKSKKAPWDSPRLSYDGRDTQDRFKTATKHKELPRFSLDSKQGSIGGLNEGNKSRNLLKGPQKGHLRSSSSVLNQPQEPDTSRRSSSVVAKLMGLEALPEWTQTCQTPPATASCYNNKNELLERSRTSDEYKQNQSSVSPRSSQESTSARYRIVDSITNTTPYSRFALESSPWRQTDANQSSQLQVSKGSESDVKASKSCISVYGEIDKRRAELEFKKSGKDLRALKQILDAMQRYKDTSGSTSDQASKSPSYNRKICSLNQGSKLQSTRSRQKDSESATSETSNTSQGSELPIFIMKPEKVARKSSNPSSKGIPVRGNGRLAEKQTGKDVSSTIRNVRDPFSQSIPLANKGNNSRTSKSMQSLKVHQESNGENTSSGNVTAARSPRVQNKFGLERRSPPSSPSSDSGISRRQEYRNSLRFPSSPSTTPRPKLHERNECFSEPSVHWRDFKARVNFISPDFDKRSSDREIIRMDQSGNTNSSSIQLGSLNQNCSGSSKADTMVTVEQPSPVSVLDPAFYREDPPSPVRKRSDMSDDLGEEVLSADENSEENSVDLPLSNTTKANFIIHDRDSNTQNFIQILQDINQNDEKLTSFSDNKDSDHKYIAEILLASGLLSGRTSSQISHSPGYLINPKLFFALEQMKTHKKDFNSGKIISPEQMQRKLIFDVVNDILVQKSFLESSYTQWRLTNQLPDRNLQGKQLLDEVCTEIDQLQPQKKNLDLAIEDENLTSLLWGDLNLMHHPTVWTNSSTEIPNVVLDIERLIFKDLITEVVRGELANSAGRHCRQLLFH, encoded by the exons ATGTCTTCAAATAAGGTATTGAAATCAGTGAAAGATGAAAACCCAGAATTGCAGAAGCAGATTGGTTGCATCACTGGCTTTTTTCAACTCTTTGACCGCCACCGTTTCCTCACTGCCAACACTCACCAAACACCTTCTTCAACTTCAG GGGAAAGCAGTAATGGCATCAAAGAGCTTAATGCTAAAAACATAATGCAGAAAGCAAAG GAAAAGAATCTAAAGGGTTCCAGAGAGAAGCAACAATTCTCCACAGAGTCTTCAATAACTTCTATGACTTCATCATCTTGTTCATCTAGCATGTCGTCCCTTGAGTTCAACAGGACAATTCAGACCGAATCGCTATCAACTGGTCGAATCAATGTTCTTGAAAACTCGAATTCAGAACTATCATTGAAGCGCCTTGACACCCCAACACAGAAATCCATTGACTTCTATGATATTGTCAAAGAGTCAATTCAGAGAGAATCTCATGGATTATCTGTGAAGACTTTGCCTAAAGAGCAAAAGAAGGGTCCGAATCACACCTTGAAATACATCGACTCGCCCCGGCCTCTGCCTGCCCCAAAATCTGTCAATGCAGGAGTTATGATCTCCAATGAAGCATTCCATAATCTTGCTAAGTCTAAGAAAGCGCCTTGGGACTCGCCCCGGCTGTCTTATGATGGAAGGGATACACAAGATAGATTCAAAACTGCAACAAAGCATAAGGAACTTCCAAGGTTTTCCTTGGACAGCAAGCAAGGATCCATTGGAGGTCTCAATGAAGGAAACAAGTCTCGCAACCTATTGAAGGGTCCACAAAAAGGACATTTGAGAAGCTCCAGCTCAGTGCTTAACCAGCCACAAGAACCAGATACTTCGAGAAGATCATCCAGTGTCGTAGCAAAGTTGATGGGACTGGAAGCCTTGCCAGAATGGACACAAACTTGCCAGACTCCACCAGCGACTGCTAGTTGCTACAACAATAAAAATGAGCTCTTGGAAAGATCTAGAACAAGTGATGAATACAAGCAGAACCAAAGCTCAGTATCTCCAAGAAGTAGCCAGGAATCTACCTCGGCTCGATACAGAATTGTTGACTCGATCACAAACACAACACCATATTCGCGATTTGCTCTAGAATCAAGTCCATGGAGGCAAACTGATGCAAACCAAAGTTCTCAACTGCAAGTTTCCAAGGGAAGTGAATCTGATGTGAAAGCCTCAAAGTCCTGCATATCTGTATATGGGGAAATTGATAAAAGGCGGGCAGAACTCGAGTTCAAAAAGTCTGGCAAGGATCTCAGAGCCCTTAAACAAATTCTTGATGCAATGCAGAGATATAAAGATACATCTGGCAGTACTAGTGATCAGGCTTCAAAGTCTCCATCTTACAATAGAAAAATTTGCAGTCTCAATCAAGGATCAAAGTTACAAAGCACAAGAAGTCGACAAAAAGACTCAGAGTCTGCCACAAGTGAGACATCAAACACAAGCCAGGGTAGTGAATTGCCAATATTCATCATGAAACCGGAAAAAGTTGCTAGAAAATCCAGCAATCCTTCTTCTAAAGGAATTCCAGTTCGTGGTAATGGAAGATTGGCTGAGAAGCAAACAGGCAAAGATGTCAGTTCAACCATCAGAAATGTCAGGGATCCTTTTAGTCAATCAATTCCTTTAGCAAATAAGGGTAATAACTCGAGAACTTCAAAATCGATGCAATCATTGAAAGTTCATCAAGAAAGCAATGGAGAAAACACTAGTTCTGGTAACGTAACAGCTGCTAGGAGTCCAAGGGTACAGAATAAGTTTGGATTGGAGAGGCGCTCTCCACCAAGCAGCCCATCTTCAGATTCTGGTATTAGCAGAAGGCAGGAGTATAGGAACTCTTTGAGGTTTCCTTCTTCCCCAAGTACAACACCAAGACCGAAATTGCACGAAAGAAATGAATGTTTCAGCGAGCCTAGCGTCCATTGGAGGGATTTTAAGGCTCGTGTTAACTTCATTTCTCCAGATTTTGACAAGAGAAGCAGTGATAGAGAAATCATTCGCATGGATCAATCAGGAAATACTAATAGCTCTTCCATCCAGCTTGGCAGCCTGAATCAAAAT TGTTCAGGAAGCTCTAAGGCTGACACAATGGTTACTGTAGAACAACCAAGTCCTGTGTCTGTTCTTGATCCTGCATTCTACAGGGAAGACCCACCATCTCCAGTGAGAAAGAGATCAGACATGTCAGATGATTTAG GTGAAGAAGTTCTAAGTGCTGATGAAAACAGTGAGGAGAACTCTGTTGATCTTCCTTTATCCAACACAACAAAAGCTAACTTCATCATTCATGATAGAGACTCGAATACCCAGAATTTCATTCAAATTCTTCAAGATATCAATCAGAATGATGAGAAACTCACCAGTTTCAGTGACAATAAGGATTCTGACCATAAATATATAGCAGAAATCCTGCTAGCATCCGGTCTTCTTAGCGGACGCACCTCTAGCCAGATTTCTCATTCACCAGGTTACTTGATTAACCCAAAGTTATTCTTTGCATTAGAACAAATGAAAACACACAAGAAGGATTTTAACAGTGGCAAGATTATTAGTCCAGAGCAAATGCAAAGAAAACTCATATTTGATGTGGTTAATGACATTCTTGTTCAAAAATCATTCTTGGAGAGTTCTTATACTCAGTGGCGCCTAACAAACCAGCTACCAGATAGAAACCTACAGGGGAAGCAGCTTTTGGATGAGGTATGCACAGAAATAGACCAGTTACAACCTCAGAAAAAGAATCTTGACTTGGCCATTGAGGATGAGAATTTGACCAGTCTCTTATGGGGAGATTTGAATTTGATGCATCACCCCACAGTTTGGACTAACAGCAGCACTGAGATACCAAATGTTGTGTTGGATATAGAGAGGTTGATCTTTAAAGATTTGATAACTGAAGTTGTTAGAGGAGAATTAGCAAACAGTGCTGGTAGGCATTGCAGGCAATTACTGTTTCATTAG